One Methylobacterium sp. 77 DNA window includes the following coding sequences:
- a CDS encoding L-serine ammonia-lyase, with translation MISAFDLFKIGIGPSSSHTVGPMVAARDFRERTRRLAGLARIRAEIFGSLAWTGRGHGTDVAILLGLLGHSPAAIDPDRVDEYVAEVKRTAKLGLGGPAFALETDLVFNFTEVLPVHTNGMRFRALDGHGALLDTVTCYSIGGGFVVGEDDVLAGEAVDYPLPYASAADLLATCLRTGFSIAQVQRANEGASRSREEIDDGLDTIRDAMFACIDRGLRQTGELPGGLKVRRRAKKLFEDLEAHRHLNTRPAHEIMDWISLFALAVNEENAAGGRVVTAPTNGAAGIVPAVLRYARDFCPGWSDERGREFLLVAAAIGGLIKSRASISGAEVGCQGEVGSAAAMAAAGLAALLGGSTLQIENAAEIAMEHHLGMTCDPIGGLVQIPCIERNAFGANKAVVAASLALRGDGIHRVSLDEVIETMRQTGHDMQAKYKETSLGGLAVNVAAC, from the coding sequence ATGATCAGCGCCTTCGACCTGTTCAAGATCGGCATCGGCCCGTCGAGTTCGCACACGGTGGGTCCGATGGTGGCGGCGCGCGATTTCCGCGAGCGGACGAGACGCCTTGCCGGCCTCGCCCGTATCCGTGCCGAGATCTTCGGCTCCCTCGCCTGGACCGGGCGCGGGCACGGGACCGATGTCGCCATCCTGCTCGGTCTCCTCGGCCATAGCCCGGCAGCGATCGACCCCGACCGCGTCGACGAATACGTGGCCGAGGTGAAGCGGACGGCAAAGCTCGGCCTCGGCGGCCCCGCCTTCGCTCTCGAGACGGATCTCGTCTTCAACTTCACCGAAGTGCTGCCGGTGCACACCAACGGCATGCGGTTCCGCGCCCTCGACGGTCACGGCGCATTGCTCGACACGGTCACCTGCTACTCCATCGGAGGCGGCTTCGTCGTCGGCGAGGACGACGTCCTGGCGGGTGAGGCGGTGGATTACCCACTGCCCTATGCCAGCGCCGCCGACCTTCTGGCGACATGCCTGCGGACCGGCTTCTCCATCGCCCAGGTCCAGCGTGCCAACGAGGGGGCCAGCCGCAGCCGCGAGGAGATCGACGACGGATTGGACACCATCCGCGACGCGATGTTCGCCTGTATCGACCGGGGCCTTCGCCAGACCGGAGAATTGCCGGGCGGCCTGAAGGTGCGGCGGCGCGCGAAGAAGCTGTTCGAGGATCTCGAAGCCCACCGCCACCTCAATACCCGGCCGGCCCACGAGATCATGGACTGGATCAGCCTGTTCGCGCTTGCCGTGAACGAGGAGAATGCCGCCGGCGGGCGTGTGGTCACCGCCCCCACCAACGGCGCCGCCGGCATCGTCCCCGCCGTCCTGCGCTATGCCCGCGACTTCTGCCCGGGCTGGTCGGACGAGCGCGGCCGCGAATTCCTGCTGGTCGCGGCCGCCATCGGCGGCCTCATCAAGAGCCGCGCCTCGATCTCGGGGGCCGAGGTCGGCTGCCAGGGAGAGGTCGGCTCGGCGGCGGCCATGGCGGCGGCCGGACTCGCCGCCCTGCTGGGCGGCTCGACCCTGCAGATCGAGAACGCCGCCGAGATCGCCATGGAGCACCATCTCGGCATGACCTGCGACCCGATCGGAGGCCTCGTCCAGATCCCCTGCATCGAGCGCAACGCCTTCGGCGCCAACAAGGCGGTGGTGGCGGCCTCCCTGGCGTTACGCGGCGACGGCATCCACCGGGTCAGCCTCGACGAGGTCATCGAGACCATGCGCCAGACCGGCCACGACATGCAGGCGAAGTACAAGGAGACCTCGCTCGGCGGCCTCGCGGTGAACGTGGCTGCGTGCTGA
- a CDS encoding phosphate-starvation-inducible PsiE family protein: MAHDREQDSEQEGRLTRISAFVFLHTEHAIYAALGLLLAATAVLALIDATGMLFAAIRELGGSAQLLKIVDSLLFLLMLVEILHTVRVSMRSGKLTCEPFLIVGLIASIRRVLVITLQSSEVMHGPMSPERDALFRASMIELGVLSGLILTMVISIFLLHRARDDQKVAGQE; this comes from the coding sequence ATGGCGCATGACCGCGAGCAGGACAGCGAGCAGGAAGGCCGGCTGACCCGGATCTCGGCCTTCGTCTTTCTGCATACCGAGCACGCCATCTATGCCGCGCTTGGGCTGCTTCTGGCGGCCACCGCCGTCCTCGCCCTGATCGACGCGACCGGGATGCTGTTCGCTGCGATCCGCGAACTCGGCGGCTCGGCTCAGCTCCTCAAGATCGTCGACAGCCTGCTGTTCCTGCTGATGCTGGTGGAAATCCTGCACACGGTGCGCGTGTCGATGCGCTCGGGCAAGCTCACCTGCGAACCCTTCCTCATCGTCGGCCTGATCGCCTCGATCCGGCGCGTCCTCGTCATCACCCTGCAATCCTCGGAGGTGATGCACGGGCCGATGAGCCCCGAGCGCGACGCCCTGTTCCGTGCCTCGATGATCGAACTCGGCGTGCTCTCCGGGCTCATCCTCACCATGGTGATCTCGATCTTCCTCCTGCACCGCGCCCGTGACGACCAGAAGGTGGCGGGCCAGGAGTGA